The Alkalinema sp. FACHB-956 genome includes a region encoding these proteins:
- a CDS encoding helix-turn-helix transcriptional regulator, whose product MQFEVLNSLHLGIFVVSQDLQPLYLNEQADHLCETLFKSAPDRLPQDVLVACQEFLNLGTPQVPLVVEYQPSLIQWVRLHISLMKGAPNQEALLLVVVEDCCEVELHRDQKAYGLTKREAQVWMLLRSQCTYQEIADQLKISLNTVKTHAKNVYLKRREFVKQKPDNLLRLPEMSPLMLAK is encoded by the coding sequence ATGCAATTCGAAGTTCTCAATTCATTGCACCTTGGCATTTTTGTTGTTTCCCAAGATTTACAACCGCTTTATCTCAATGAACAGGCCGATCATCTGTGTGAGACTTTGTTTAAGTCTGCGCCCGATCGCTTGCCTCAGGATGTGCTGGTGGCTTGTCAGGAATTTCTGAATTTGGGAACTCCGCAGGTGCCGTTGGTGGTTGAATATCAGCCAAGTTTGATCCAATGGGTGAGATTACATATTAGTTTGATGAAGGGCGCACCCAATCAGGAAGCGCTGTTGCTTGTGGTGGTGGAAGACTGCTGCGAAGTGGAGTTACATCGGGATCAAAAAGCCTACGGTCTGACGAAGCGGGAAGCGCAGGTGTGGATGCTGCTGCGATCGCAGTGCACCTACCAGGAAATTGCAGATCAGCTCAAAATTAGCCTGAATACCGTGAAGACCCATGCCAAGAATGTCTATCTGAAGCGGCGGGAATTTGTAAAGCAAAAGCCAGACAATTTATTGCGACTTCCAGAGATGTCGCCGTTAATGCTGGCGAAGTGA
- a CDS encoding response regulator, with amino-acid sequence MSSPSPSANLPKTILVVEDEASLRLVIQITLERLGGWSVLTAASGRDGVSQAQQVHPDAILLDVMMPDMDGLEVLQQLRSQPQTSRIPVILLTAKIMPISREEQTQLGVSGIIAKPFDPLQLSQQVAKFLHW; translated from the coding sequence ATGTCTTCCCCATCCCCCTCGGCTAATCTCCCCAAAACGATTCTCGTTGTTGAAGACGAAGCAAGTCTTAGATTGGTGATTCAAATTACATTGGAGCGATTGGGGGGCTGGAGTGTTCTGACTGCGGCTTCGGGGCGGGATGGGGTATCCCAAGCGCAACAGGTGCATCCCGATGCCATCTTGCTGGATGTGATGATGCCCGATATGGATGGACTGGAAGTACTGCAACAATTACGATCGCAGCCCCAAACTTCTCGGATTCCTGTGATCCTGCTCACTGCAAAAATCATGCCGATCAGCAGGGAAGAGCAAACACAGTTAGGTGTGTCTGGTATTATTGCTAAACCCTTTGACCCTTTACAGTTATCCCAACAGGTTGCAAAATTTCTACATTGGTAG
- a CDS encoding glutaminase → MVSRFQQLNQADLDRWIEDAQTQVSLGQLPDYIPLLAKADIHGLALQIQTPEGCWLRSGQIAQPFVLMSVIKPFLLLMLLETLGSQRLFTKVGKSPSDQPFHSLSQLAADRGFPRNPMINSGAITLASLLPGRTGLERCTMLQQWLNQRANCQLRLDNAMLASVRSLANESNRAISNLLYQAGYVENIDLAIETYNHICCLAGTIDDLAKLALLLAVPHSQLQSQYQQIVNALMLTCGLYEVSGEYAVRIGLPMKSGVSGALIAIIPKEGAIAIYSPAIDVIGNSVAGLFLMGKLSQSLKLSVLAID, encoded by the coding sequence GTGGTCAGTCGCTTCCAGCAATTAAATCAAGCCGACCTCGATCGCTGGATCGAGGATGCGCAGACACAGGTATCCCTCGGTCAACTGCCCGACTACATTCCCCTCCTCGCCAAGGCCGATATCCATGGCCTCGCCCTGCAAATCCAAACCCCAGAAGGCTGCTGGTTGCGATCGGGCCAAATTGCCCAACCCTTTGTCCTGATGAGCGTAATTAAGCCCTTTCTGCTCTTGATGTTATTGGAAACCCTCGGCAGTCAGCGCCTATTCACCAAAGTCGGCAAAAGCCCCTCCGATCAACCCTTCCATTCCCTCTCCCAACTGGCCGCCGATCGGGGCTTTCCCCGTAATCCCATGATTAACAGCGGTGCCATTACCCTCGCCAGCCTCTTGCCCGGTCGCACCGGCCTAGAACGCTGCACAATGCTACAACAATGGCTCAATCAACGGGCCAACTGCCAACTGCGCCTAGACAACGCCATGCTCGCATCCGTGCGATCGCTGGCCAACGAGTCCAACCGCGCGATCTCCAATCTGCTATACCAGGCGGGATACGTAGAAAACATCGACCTCGCGATCGAAACCTATAACCATATTTGTTGCCTCGCCGGAACGATCGATGACCTCGCGAAACTCGCACTCCTGCTAGCCGTTCCCCATTCCCAACTGCAATCGCAATACCAACAAATCGTCAATGCACTCATGTTAACCTGCGGATTGTACGAAGTGTCCGGCGAGTATGCCGTTCGCATTGGCCTTCCCATGAAATCCGGTGTGAGTGGTGCCTTAATCGCCATTATTCCCAAAGAAGGGGCGATCGCTATTTACAGCCCCGCGATCGATGTCATTGGCAATTCCGTTGCAGGACTCTTCCTCATGGGTAAACTCTCCCAATCCCTCAAGCTAAGCGTCCTAGCCATTGATTAA
- a CDS encoding DUF2301 domain-containing membrane protein has translation MISSSEPIVYQGQFGPFTIDDRDRQGVLIYRSALMVSAVCVALTTTVALAMPPSAVQAWLMAGLYGIFSVALGVSLFTIHIYLEILHRALQAFWLVGCIAAIGVALGDPAPFSETVVQQPWTILGIGFTFAALTGIYFKEAFCFNRLETKFLTVIVPTLLLGHLLGLLPIGVAQGLAIAWSGLFLIFAGRKAVQAIPDDIGDKSVFEYLHRQKAEAQ, from the coding sequence ATGATCTCCTCCTCCGAACCGATTGTTTACCAGGGGCAATTTGGGCCATTCACGATCGATGACCGCGATCGCCAAGGCGTCTTGATCTATCGATCGGCGTTGATGGTGTCTGCGGTTTGTGTTGCGTTGACCACCACAGTGGCGCTAGCAATGCCCCCGTCTGCGGTGCAGGCTTGGCTGATGGCGGGGCTGTATGGGATCTTCAGTGTGGCGTTGGGGGTGAGTTTATTCACCATTCATATTTATCTAGAAATTTTGCACCGGGCATTGCAGGCATTTTGGCTAGTGGGGTGCATTGCGGCGATCGGGGTTGCCCTTGGCGATCCAGCTCCCTTTTCTGAAACGGTGGTGCAGCAGCCCTGGACGATTTTGGGGATTGGGTTTACGTTTGCGGCGTTGACGGGCATCTATTTTAAAGAGGCGTTTTGTTTTAACCGTTTGGAAACGAAGTTTTTGACTGTGATTGTTCCTACGTTGCTGCTGGGGCATCTGTTGGGATTGTTGCCGATCGGGGTGGCGCAGGGATTGGCGATCGCGTGGTCGGGGTTGTTTTTGATTTTTGCGGGGCGGAAGGCGGTGCAAGCGATCCCGGATGATATTGGGGATAAGAGTGTATTTGAGTATTTGCATCGGCAGAAGGCTGAGGCGCAATAG
- a CDS encoding PAS domain S-box protein: protein MSQRSFQQAPFETFIESAHQRLANLLHRVHMLEQGGEMTNLVMETVGEVAITLEELEGLAHKLRQYNQELIQARQSVEQERQRYQDLFNFAPDGYLVTNELGHIQEANQATANLLRVYPEDLLERSLATFVHPADLPIYDRVFQRLRQVGQVQGYELRIHRAENPHSNPVENQREHPTDNPTPPQPEHWVELSVAVIQSQDGTGRSLRWLMRDITDRKRMEFQLKTSSIHLKDILNHASAAILSFRGFLNNTWHIDYCSAGCAALFGYTSDEMIADQTLWGNRVLPEDLAEIVPAIFESLRKDNAGQVDYRFRRKDDTLKWMNANFTGRWDEAEQCWFGTGVLTDITDRKQLELQLQKSTTQLSAILDNAIASIFQVRVYPNFELQYDYQSAGAEAVFGYTAEELMADNYLWMSRVHPEDWANRLVPGFQDVFSERSNTIEYRLYRKDGELRWLTVTFASRQDEAAGCWIVTGISTDITAFKEAEASLKKSETLYRTLASHFPNGAVCLFDGDLRFTLADGLGLVEAGLSKEQLEGKTIWEALPADFVAQVEPFYRSALAGKTTTTELMFGAATYQAYHLPITNDCGEIIAGMVMTQNITDRKRREEQLRLLESVVTNIHEAVIITEAIDTEAIDTEAIETSAIDTEAIDTEAIEPIVDETATLHPGLSVENAQSLEESSMQSHASNSQAGNSQAGNSQDNNPYPPHHRIVYVNPAFSAMTGYSAAEVLQKTPRFLQGQCTDRQALAQLRLALQSGQPTQLEFINYRKDHSQFWADLSMVPIYGSDDRLNYWVSVRRDVTDRKQAATTLQQLNEALEQRVQERTQALQESEERFRHAFDHAVTGVALVALEGRWLKVNPALCHLLGYSEHELQQFDCQDVLHPDDFHSYSLILHQLISDEITSHQSEHRYRHKQGYDLWVICSLSLVRDSQGHPLYFVKQILDITERRAIDQMKDEFIAIASHELRTPLTSMRGSLGLVASGVLDDDPKMARELIQVAINQNDRLTRLVNDMLDLERLDARTAVLQLQPCAVTALVQQAIETVYPLAEEAAIAFHWQPAELQVQADPDRIVQVLVNLLGNAVKFSPSQTTITIRVTTASHACNAHLLDRSSRQSQLSQNRQSNSKSSQNRPPQNRPSQNQEFQPADPPPVYGLFSIQDQGRGIPADKLDMIFGRFQQVDSSDSRNAGGTGLGLAICQKIVQQHTGKIWASSTPGQGSTFYFTLPLATHSP from the coding sequence ATGTCCCAGCGATCATTCCAACAAGCACCATTTGAAACTTTCATTGAATCTGCCCATCAGCGTCTTGCGAACTTGTTACATCGGGTGCACATGCTAGAACAGGGTGGAGAAATGACTAACTTGGTCATGGAGACCGTTGGGGAAGTTGCGATTACCCTAGAAGAGCTGGAAGGATTGGCCCACAAATTACGGCAATATAATCAGGAATTAATTCAAGCACGACAATCCGTAGAACAGGAACGACAACGCTATCAGGATTTATTTAACTTTGCCCCCGATGGTTACCTTGTCACTAATGAATTAGGCCATATTCAAGAAGCTAACCAAGCCACTGCTAATTTATTGCGGGTCTATCCAGAAGATTTATTGGAGCGATCGCTGGCGACCTTTGTACATCCAGCGGATTTACCCATCTACGATCGAGTCTTTCAAAGATTACGGCAAGTGGGTCAAGTCCAAGGCTATGAATTGCGAATTCATCGTGCGGAGAATCCCCATAGCAACCCCGTGGAGAACCAACGGGAACATCCAACTGACAACCCAACCCCTCCTCAACCCGAGCACTGGGTTGAACTAAGTGTTGCAGTGATCCAGAGTCAAGACGGAACGGGACGATCGCTGCGGTGGTTAATGCGAGACATCACCGATCGTAAACGGATGGAATTTCAACTGAAAACCTCCTCCATCCATTTGAAGGACATTCTGAACCATGCCAGCGCAGCCATTCTCAGTTTTCGAGGATTTCTCAACAACACTTGGCATATTGACTATTGCTCCGCCGGATGTGCAGCCTTATTTGGCTATACCTCCGATGAAATGATTGCCGATCAGACCCTATGGGGCAATCGCGTCCTTCCCGAAGATTTGGCAGAGATCGTCCCTGCCATTTTTGAGAGTCTCCGCAAGGACAACGCTGGACAAGTGGACTATCGCTTTCGTCGGAAGGATGACACTTTAAAATGGATGAATGCTAACTTTACGGGCCGCTGGGATGAGGCAGAACAATGTTGGTTTGGCACGGGAGTGTTGACAGATATTACCGATCGCAAACAGCTAGAACTCCAACTACAGAAGTCTACAACTCAACTCAGTGCCATTCTGGATAATGCGATCGCCTCCATTTTTCAGGTGCGGGTCTATCCCAACTTTGAGTTGCAATACGACTATCAATCTGCTGGGGCAGAAGCGGTCTTTGGCTATACGGCGGAAGAATTGATGGCCGACAATTATCTATGGATGTCGCGGGTGCATCCGGAAGATTGGGCGAACCGCTTAGTCCCCGGTTTTCAGGATGTTTTCTCGGAGCGATCGAACACGATCGAGTACCGCTTATACCGCAAAGATGGGGAACTGCGATGGCTCACGGTTACCTTTGCCTCGCGCCAGGATGAAGCCGCAGGCTGTTGGATTGTCACTGGCATCAGCACTGATATCACCGCTTTCAAAGAAGCCGAAGCCTCCCTCAAAAAAAGTGAAACCCTCTATCGCACCTTGGCCAGCCATTTTCCCAATGGAGCCGTTTGTTTATTTGATGGAGATCTTCGATTCACCCTAGCCGATGGATTGGGTCTGGTGGAAGCAGGCTTATCCAAAGAACAATTGGAAGGCAAAACGATTTGGGAGGCCCTCCCTGCAGATTTTGTCGCTCAGGTAGAACCCTTTTATCGATCGGCCTTAGCGGGTAAAACCACAACGACAGAGCTGATGTTTGGTGCAGCAACCTATCAGGCGTACCACCTGCCTATCACCAATGATTGTGGTGAGATCATTGCAGGAATGGTCATGACTCAGAATATTACCGATCGCAAACGTCGAGAGGAACAGTTACGTCTGTTGGAATCAGTTGTTACGAATATTCACGAAGCAGTCATTATTACAGAAGCGATTGATACAGAAGCGATCGATACAGAAGCGATTGAGACATCGGCAATTGATACAGAAGCGATTGATACAGAAGCGATCGAACCCATCGTGGATGAAACAGCTACATTACATCCAGGCTTATCCGTAGAAAATGCTCAGTCTTTAGAAGAATCGTCAATGCAGTCCCACGCTAGCAATTCCCAAGCTGGGAATTCCCAAGCTGGCAATTCCCAAGATAATAATCCCTATCCTCCCCATCACCGGATTGTATATGTCAATCCAGCCTTTAGCGCAATGACGGGCTATTCCGCCGCAGAGGTTTTGCAGAAAACACCCCGATTTTTACAAGGGCAATGCACAGATCGCCAAGCCCTCGCCCAACTGAGATTGGCTCTACAATCAGGACAACCAACCCAGTTAGAATTTATCAACTATCGCAAAGATCATTCGCAATTTTGGGCCGATCTCAGCATGGTTCCGATCTATGGATCTGACGATCGCCTGAATTATTGGGTTTCGGTACGCCGCGATGTCACCGATCGCAAACAGGCAGCCACAACTTTGCAACAACTCAATGAAGCCCTAGAACAACGAGTTCAGGAACGGACACAAGCCCTGCAAGAAAGTGAAGAACGATTCCGTCATGCCTTTGACCATGCAGTAACTGGCGTTGCCCTTGTGGCCTTAGAAGGTCGTTGGCTCAAGGTCAATCCTGCCCTATGCCACTTACTGGGTTACAGTGAGCATGAGCTGCAACAATTTGATTGTCAGGATGTTTTGCATCCCGATGATTTCCATTCCTATTCCCTAATTCTGCACCAGTTAATTTCCGACGAAATCACTAGTCACCAATCGGAACACCGCTATCGCCACAAACAAGGCTATGACCTGTGGGTGATTTGTAGCCTTTCCCTGGTGCGGGATAGCCAAGGGCATCCCCTCTACTTTGTGAAACAAATCCTCGACATTACCGAGCGACGGGCGATCGATCAAATGAAAGATGAATTTATTGCCATTGCCAGCCATGAACTCAGAACCCCCTTAACCTCCATGCGGGGCTCCTTGGGGTTGGTGGCCTCCGGCGTTTTAGATGATGACCCTAAGATGGCTCGGGAGTTGATTCAAGTCGCGATTAACCAAAACGATCGACTGACTCGTTTAGTGAACGACATGCTGGATCTGGAACGGCTCGATGCTCGAACGGCAGTTTTGCAGCTCCAACCCTGTGCCGTGACAGCGCTGGTTCAACAGGCGATCGAAACCGTCTATCCCCTGGCAGAAGAAGCCGCGATCGCCTTCCACTGGCAACCGGCGGAGTTGCAAGTTCAGGCCGATCCAGACCGAATTGTTCAAGTACTGGTGAATCTTTTAGGCAATGCCGTCAAGTTTTCTCCGTCCCAAACCACCATCACCATTCGCGTCACCACAGCGTCCCACGCTTGCAACGCCCATCTGCTCGATCGATCAAGTAGACAATCGCAACTCTCTCAGAATAGACAATCGAACAGCAAGTCATCGCAAAACAGGCCACCACAAAACAGGCCATCGCAAAACCAGGAATTCCAGCCAGCCGATCCGCCTCCCGTCTATGGATTATTTTCGATTCAAGATCAGGGGCGAGGCATTCCTGCTGATAAATTAGACATGATTTTTGGGCGATTTCAGCAGGTAGATTCTTCCGATTCCCGCAATGCAGGAGGAACGGGGTTGGGGTTAGCCATTTGTCAAAAAATTGTTCAGCAACATACCGGAAAAATTTGGGCCAGCAGTACGCCTGGGCAAGGCAGCACGTTTTACTTTACATTGCCTCTAGCGACCCATTCCCCCTAA
- a CDS encoding response regulator, whose protein sequence is MYVTQNDLCVNQTVLLIDDDEKFQAILAEILTDIGFLPIRAEDGMQGLQLAKQHHPDLIICDINMPELDGYGVLNAIRNDPTLAQVPFIFLTAEMDEENHQQTLQLGATAYLKKPLRLFQLLEVITTIQQTSLQKV, encoded by the coding sequence ATGTACGTGACTCAAAATGATTTGTGCGTGAATCAAACGGTTCTTCTGATTGATGACGACGAAAAATTTCAAGCTATTTTAGCCGAAATTTTGACTGATATTGGTTTTTTACCCATCCGCGCTGAAGATGGGATGCAGGGATTGCAACTTGCCAAGCAACATCACCCTGATCTGATTATCTGTGATATCAATATGCCAGAACTGGATGGCTATGGCGTGTTAAACGCTATCCGTAATGATCCGACTCTGGCACAGGTTCCATTTATTTTCCTGACTGCTGAAATGGATGAGGAGAATCACCAACAGACTCTACAGTTAGGCGCGACGGCCTATTTAAAAAAACCGCTCCGGCTGTTTCAGTTGCTGGAAGTGATTACAACGATCCAGCAAACCTCTTTGCAAAAGGTTTAG